The Mucilaginibacter gracilis genomic interval GATTTCCTTTCACAGGCATTCCTATATTCAACAGCGTTTAACCGCAAATATAAAGTTAATAGATAAATCTATTGATTTGTGTTGATTTTTAATTTTTACTAATATTGAATTAAAATGAAAGCAGACACACTAGAAGAGTACATACAAACAGATAATTTGGCTGAACTTGGCGCCTTGCTTAAGCGCGAACCCGCTTTGGCAAACAGCAATACCAGCCTTGGCGTTTCGGCAATTATGCTGGCCCAGTACTACAAAAAACCGGCGGTGGTATCACTACTGCTTAATTATGTGGATGAGCTTACCATGTTTGAGGCAGCCGCTATTGGCAAACTGGATGTGGTTGAAAATTTAACCGCCGCGCACCCTCAATTAGTAAACGATTTTTCTAAAGATGGTTTTACGCCACTTGGGCTGGCTTGTTATTTTGGCCAGGCAAACATTGCAGATTTTTTGATTGCAAACGGTGCAAACGTAAATATCGCATCAAATAATGGTTTTAATGTTTACCCCATACACTCGGCTGTGGCTGCCAACCAAACTCAAATTGTATACAACCTGTTAAAGCATGGCGCCGAGGTGAACGTTAAACAGCAATCGGGCGTTACACCCCTGCACTCTGCAGCGCAAAACGGCAACCTCGAAATATTAATCATGCTGCTTGAACATAATGCCAGTACCGAAGTACGCATGGAAGGAGGCCGGCTACCCGCCGATTTAGCCCGCGAAAAAGGTTTTGATGATATTGCAGAAATATTGAGTAACTAAAACCGAATATTTTATTGATCTGTAATGCGGCTGTGTATCCGTTTTACGTAGTTACGGATATCTAAAACTATGCCTGCAAAAAAGTAAAAAACAAGTGGCATACCTACCGCCAAAAACGATGAGTATATAAAAAACAACCTGATTTTGTTGATGGATATATTGAAACGCCCGCCCAGGTAGGTGCAAACCCCAAAGGAGTGTCGTTCAAAAAAAGTGAGTATCCTTTGCATCATTTTGTTTTAAGCTAACTTTAATATTTTAATTCCAACGCCGCATTGCAGGCATTTCTTATGGTCGCAATACGAGTTTTTGAGTTCCAATAAAGCTTGCGATTCGTATGCCGTTTTTACTTTAATACCAAGTAACGCAAAATTATCCATAATACTATTTTTTTCTACAGTTAAATGCTCTAATAATTTTAAACTGCGGTTAACATAACGCTCCAACTGGTGATAATTACCATAAGTGAACAAAAAAAGAGTCAAAGTATTAACTAACAAAACATTAACCGATGCTTTACCCATTGTTTTATTGGCAATAACCGAAGGCTTATCAAATTGATAATGATTATCCCAGTAAGCATTAACCTTAATATCATCAAATAGTTTAAAAAAGGCTTCAGGCTCGCGCGTTTCCAACACTTTTGATAATAAGTTGTTTGATGTTGCCACCAAGGCAGCAAATTGCGCCAGCCTGATGGTTGGGAAATTAAGCGGCCGCAGCCGTAAAAATTTCCACAGATGTTTTTCTATTGGTTTAAGGTTATACTTTTTTTGCAAAAAATCGTATTCCTTTTTGAGCAATTGCGGGTACTCGTCCGCTAAATCTTCAGTTAAAAAGCCGGCCTGGCCAAAAATTAACGCCTCAATTTGCATGGTGTTATTTTTGTGCTTGGCCAGTATATTTTGCGGTAACGATTTTGCGAGCATCTCAAAAGGTAGCGCATTTATTTTAAAACCAAAATTGGCCGCCAAAAACTGGTAAAAAGTTTCCTCCCAATCGCCACGATTAACCTTTAATGCTTCCGTAAGTGCAATGGAGCGTTTTTGTAATCGCTCTATTAATACACGGGTTAACCAGTTTTGTATCAATAAACCGTCAATCGTTCCTATCCGGCTTTCGCAGGGGATAAACTGTTTTTGGTCAAATATTAAATGATGGTATCGTGTGTAAAGCTCCTGCGAGATGCGGTTGAACAAAACAAGCGTAGGTACCTTTGTACCGTTGCTACGGTAAACAGGCTCATCGTCGCGGTACACCACATGCAATATCACGCTATTATAGGCATTATTGGTGTGGTGCCCGTGCTGTTTCCACTCCAATGATGATAAGTGTATTTCGGCATTGCCCGCCCAAAGGGTATCCCCTATCTTAATTTTGGCATCCTGAAAATCGGGGCCTGCGTTTGTGTTTTGTAAACCTGGCGATATAATTTGCAACTCCTCACCATCGGTGGTGTGCAGGTTATTCATATCAAATAGCCTAAACTTCCAGATGTATTGCAAAAAATCTTCGTTGAAATGCATTGTTTAAGTCTTGAGTCGGAAGCCTTAGGTCCTGAGTCCGTTTACAAAGCCAAGATATAAATTAATTGTATAAGTCTTAATGACTAAAGACTCACAACTATGGACTTAAGACTAAATCACCCCTGCTTTCTCCAACTCCACCTTCATTTCTTGTTGAAGTTTTATTGCTTCGGCACGTGCAGCGTCAGCAAAATCGCGCTCGTTAGATGCGTATATAATGGATCGCGAAGCATTTACAATTAATCCGCAATCGCTATTCATTCCATATTGGCAAACATCGGCCAGACTTCCGCCTTGAGCGCCAACGCCGGGTACCAGCAAAAAGTTATCGGGAGCGTATTTGCGGATGTTGGTGAACTCGGTACTTTTGGTAGCCCCAACTACAAACATAATCCTATCGGCACCAGCCCAGGTTACAGCTTTTTTTACCACCTCTTCGTACAAATAGCCACCTTTGTTAACCAGGTATTGAAAATCTTTACTGCCCGGGTTTGATGTTAGCCCCAAAACAATTATCCATTTACCATCGTACTTTAAATAGGGCGTTACGCTGTCTGTACCCATGTAAGGGGATAGCGTAATAGCATCAAAACTCACGCCCGACGCAGCCTGGTCAAAAAAAGCTTTGGCGTACATATCTGTAGTATTGCCTAAATCGCCGCGTTTGGCATCAATAATATTAAGGGTTTCGGCGGGTAAATGTTGCCATGTTTTGGCCAGGCTTTGCAGGCCCTTTACGCCCCGGCTCTCGTAAAATGCGGAGTTTGGCTTGTACGACACGCATAAATCATGAGTGGCATTAATAATCTGCCTGTTAAACTCAAAAACAGGGTCGTCAAAATCCAACAAAAAACGGGGTATCTTTTCAATATCGGTATCTAAACCTACACATAGGAAAGATTTTTTTTGTTTGATCTGTTGGATGAGTTGTTGGCGAGATGGCATGAACTTGGTATTATTTTTGTGCAAAAGAATGAAAAATACACAAAATGATTCAATTTAAACGATTATATTTTTAAAAAAATTTGAACTATTAAATAAATTGTCTAAAATTGTAGCGTTTTCCTGAATTTCTTGCACCAAAGAATCAGTTTAAAAGTTTCCAAATAATTTATTTTTAGTTCAGATTCAAAACACAATACTTGGCGCAAGGTAATTTCTACCCAAAAAAATCCTTTTGAAATATTTATTCAACACATGTCTAACACAACAGAATTAAACGATAAGCTCGTTTCTGAACTACGCGTATTAGCTAAAAGCTTTGGAATTGCCGAAGCAGATAGTTTTAGAAAAGCAGAGCTAATTACCAAAATAGTTGAGCAACAACAATTAATAGAGGCGGCACGCGCCCAACAAGAAACCGTTACATCAAATTATACTCCTGCTACACCAGAGCCCGAAAGTGCCGAAAGTAGTGCCCCCCGCAAAAGGGTACGCACCTTGAAGCCAAAAAACGAACCACGCGTTGAGGTACAGGTAAACGACACCAACCTTTTTGATCAAAACGAAGAGGAGCAGCAGCCAGAAAGGCCGGCACCAACTGTTGCCGAAACGCCATCACCGGTAA includes:
- the pyrF gene encoding orotidine-5'-phosphate decarboxylase: MPSRQQLIQQIKQKKSFLCVGLDTDIEKIPRFLLDFDDPVFEFNRQIINATHDLCVSYKPNSAFYESRGVKGLQSLAKTWQHLPAETLNIIDAKRGDLGNTTDMYAKAFFDQAASGVSFDAITLSPYMGTDSVTPYLKYDGKWIIVLGLTSNPGSKDFQYLVNKGGYLYEEVVKKAVTWAGADRIMFVVGATKSTEFTNIRKYAPDNFLLVPGVGAQGGSLADVCQYGMNSDCGLIVNASRSIIYASNERDFADAARAEAIKLQQEMKVELEKAGVI
- a CDS encoding PspC domain-containing protein; translation: MMQRILTFFERHSFGVCTYLGGRFNISINKIRLFFIYSSFLAVGMPLVFYFFAGIVLDIRNYVKRIHSRITDQ
- a CDS encoding DUF2851 family protein, with the protein product MHFNEDFLQYIWKFRLFDMNNLHTTDGEELQIISPGLQNTNAGPDFQDAKIKIGDTLWAGNAEIHLSSLEWKQHGHHTNNAYNSVILHVVYRDDEPVYRSNGTKVPTLVLFNRISQELYTRYHHLIFDQKQFIPCESRIGTIDGLLIQNWLTRVLIERLQKRSIALTEALKVNRGDWEETFYQFLAANFGFKINALPFEMLAKSLPQNILAKHKNNTMQIEALIFGQAGFLTEDLADEYPQLLKKEYDFLQKKYNLKPIEKHLWKFLRLRPLNFPTIRLAQFAALVATSNNLLSKVLETREPEAFFKLFDDIKVNAYWDNHYQFDKPSVIANKTMGKASVNVLLVNTLTLFLFTYGNYHQLERYVNRSLKLLEHLTVEKNSIMDNFALLGIKVKTAYESQALLELKNSYCDHKKCLQCGVGIKILKLA
- a CDS encoding ankyrin repeat domain-containing protein codes for the protein MKADTLEEYIQTDNLAELGALLKREPALANSNTSLGVSAIMLAQYYKKPAVVSLLLNYVDELTMFEAAAIGKLDVVENLTAAHPQLVNDFSKDGFTPLGLACYFGQANIADFLIANGANVNIASNNGFNVYPIHSAVAANQTQIVYNLLKHGAEVNVKQQSGVTPLHSAAQNGNLEILIMLLEHNASTEVRMEGGRLPADLAREKGFDDIAEILSN